A window of the Streptomyces sp. NBC_00250 genome harbors these coding sequences:
- a CDS encoding response regulator transcription factor, whose product MTELPGADSPTRVFLVDDHEVVRRGLRDLIDDEPDMQVVGEAGTADQALARGPALRPDVAVLDVRLPDGDGISVCRELRSRMPELACLMLTSFDDEDALIDAIMAGAAGYVLKQIKGSDLVSAVRTVATGQSMLDPATTARLMHSLRDPEAAKPPEDERLAVLSERERSVLDLIGEGLTNRQIAKQLYLSEKTVKNHISRLLAKLGVERRVQAAVIAAQVHEHDNEEK is encoded by the coding sequence ATGACCGAGCTGCCGGGCGCCGACTCACCCACTCGGGTCTTCCTCGTGGACGATCATGAGGTCGTCCGCCGGGGGTTGCGCGATCTCATCGACGACGAGCCCGACATGCAGGTGGTCGGGGAGGCGGGGACGGCGGACCAGGCCCTCGCCAGGGGGCCGGCGCTGCGGCCCGATGTGGCCGTGCTCGACGTGCGGCTGCCGGACGGTGACGGCATTTCCGTGTGCCGCGAGCTGCGCTCCCGCATGCCGGAGCTCGCGTGCCTGATGCTGACGTCGTTCGACGACGAGGACGCCCTCATCGACGCCATCATGGCGGGAGCGGCAGGATACGTCCTCAAGCAGATCAAGGGATCCGATCTCGTCTCGGCGGTACGGACCGTCGCCACCGGGCAGTCGATGCTCGACCCGGCCACCACCGCCCGCCTGATGCACTCGCTGCGCGACCCTGAGGCGGCGAAACCGCCGGAGGACGAGCGCCTTGCCGTGCTGTCCGAGCGGGAGCGGTCCGTGCTCGACCTGATCGGCGAGGGGCTCACCAACCGGCAGATCGCCAAACAGCTGTACCTGTCGGAGAAGACGGTCAAGAACCACATCTCGCGCCTGCTGGCCAAGCTGGGCGTGGAACGTCGTGTGCAGGCCGCCGTCATCGCCGCGCAGGTCCACGAGCACGACAACGAGGAGAAGTAG